Proteins encoded by one window of Colletes latitarsis isolate SP2378_abdomen chromosome 5, iyColLati1, whole genome shotgun sequence:
- the LOC143341928 gene encoding guanine nucleotide exchange factor DBS isoform X2 has protein sequence MILRRKSVHSCNCPCHQHCSTKCAEDVESMTGEIENGDLAIRDVADLLQSQYAIIAGGKTREGCPIITFPDNGNFHNLTDLDYQRLMLYLTSVPTLQEADLGFHLIIDRRNDKWNTVKTVLLKISGFFPGLVHVAYVLRPVGFLQKAISEVSNKLFREEFKFRVIFLANIVELHEFIDKDQLTEQLGGNLPYCHHTWIQNRISLEKFSSMTQDVSFALDSFTRRLAEIEFPNNTVATTSLLSQQQVEYNELKEEILSAARHGEALLDSVRQVNGKGTADRLGNVAAVERLLVQLEETERTFDLFWSHHSSRLRHCLALRQFEADFRELQATLDQHLKTIEDMTEVGETQARVEQLLCDTLAFQRICRGDIERAEEVISAGQQLLSGRHQCPTDVVEPKCVELQRICTILSQRLERRLHMLTKCRELMERIDKANTWCTRGIELLASQNNITPPDQALQELQELIEAAEEFHHPRCIFQDFVMPETKALITQVLQRIEDVSLMCDKRIMTLKQQLIKPARPVQTVTPEPVKPLQSLPQTVKPGRILKKANTMPKMEMSPIEGESSSPESESKDVEALRLKRGHVLAELVETERIYVAELGSIIKGYKMELTNETMAHLIPAALVGKGDILFGNLEDIYSFHGETFLRDLENCISNTELVALCFVQRREVFFRLYSYYCQNIQRSERLREQIQNEPQFLATCQQRLGHKLPLAAYLLKPVQRITKYQLLLKDLLKYSDEPSCCTELQEALDCMLVVLKCVNDSMHQTAITGFGGDLNAQGELLLQGSFSVWSSSKRERLLRLKPSQRHIFLYEKALIFCKHSKPQAHNKATYHFKRYLKMSQIGLTESVKGDARRFEIWLQGRAEVHTIQASTIDVKQSWVRQIKGVLMSQLAELKGKQNSALGKTNHKPLRQTISWEAQGSVSGSLRTLSVDGSSVISHITDVSQSTEDDVAWSSENSNTDDEDAFSENPGPAPGGRYVALADYCAVGQSEVTMHEGDNLELLKVGCAGWWFVKLIGTGIEGWAPAAYLEPINRKTSRSSQSVNSQETI, from the exons AAGATGTAGAAAGTATGACTGGTGAGATTGAAAATGGGGATTTGGCAATCCGAGATGTTGCAGACCTTCTCCAATCACAGTATGCTATTATAGCAG GAGGAAAAACTCGAGAGGGCTGTCCAATAATTACTTTTCCCGATAATGGTAATTTTCACAATTTAACTGACTTGGATTATCAACGTCTCATGCTGTATCTTACTTCCGTGCCAAC TTTACAAGAAGCTGATCTTGGGTTTCATTTAATAATTGATAGAAGAAATGATAAATGGAACACAGTGAAAACTGTCTTATTAAAAATCTCT ggtttttttcctggtttagtgCATGTAGCATACGTTCTACGTCCAGTTGGATTTTTACAAAAAGCTATTTCCGAAGtgtcaaataaattatttcgagaAGAGTTCAAGTTCAGAGTTATATTTTTAGCAAATATTGTTGAACTTCATGAGTTTATAGACAAAGATCAGCTGACTGAGCAGCTTGGTGGTAATCTACCATATTGCCATCACACTTGGATACAAAACAGAATT AGTTTAGAAAAGTTCTCATCAATGACACAAGACGTATCTTTCGCATTGGATTCTTTTACACGGCGCTTAGCCGAGATTGAATTTCCCAATAATACTGTTGCAACAACATCTTTACTGTCCCAACAACAAGTCGAGTACAATGAATTAAAGGAAGAAATTCTTAGTGCTGCCAGACACGGCGAAGCACTTTTGGACAGTGTACGGCAAGTAAATGGCAAGGGAACGGCTGATAGATTAGGAAATGTTGCAGCAGTAGAAAG ATTACTTGTTCAATTAGAAGAAACAGAACGTACCTTTGACTTATTTTGGTCACATCACAGTTCTCGTTTGAGGCACTGTCTAGCCTTGAGACAATTTGAAGCCGACTTTAGAGAATTACAAGCAACATTGGACCAACATTTAAAAACGATAGAAGATATGACAGAAGTAGGAGAAACTCAAGCAAGAGTTGAACAATTACTTTGCGACACATTGGCGTTTCAACGAATTTGTAGA GGAGATATAGAACGTGCGGAGGAAGTGATATCAGCTGGTCAGCAACTGTTGTCCGGAAGACACCAATGCCCAACGGACGTCGTAGAACCCAAGTGCGTGGAATTACAGAGGATTTGTACTATTTTGAGTCAAAGATTGGAAAGGCGACTGCACATGTTGACTAAATGCAGAGAACTTATGGAACGAATAGATAAA GCAAATACGTGGTGTACACGTGGAATAGAATTACTTGCATCGCAAAATAATATAACACCGCCTGACCAAGCGCTTCAAGAATTGCAAGAATTGATAGAAGCCGCGGAAGAATTTCATCATCCCAGATGTATTTTTCAAGACTTCGTAATGCCTGAAACAAAAGCTCTTATTACTCAA GTTTTGCAAAGAATAGAAGATGTATCTTTAATGTGCGACAAAAGAATAATGACACTAAAGCAGCAATTGATTAAACCAGCAAGACCAGTTCAAACCGTAACACCTGAACCAGTCAAGCCATTACAATCACTGCCTCAAACCGTGAAACCTGGAAGAATTCTTAAAAAAGCTAACACTATGCCAAAG ATGGAAATGAGTCCTATAGAAGGGGAATCATCATCGCCGGAAAGTGAATCTAAAGACGTAGAAGCTTTACGTTTAAAACGCGGACACGTTTTGGCGGAACTTGTTGAAACTGAACGAATCTACGTTGCCGAGTTAGGATCTATAATTAAGGGGTACAAAATGGAATTAACAAACGAAACAATGGCACATTTAATACCGGCAGCACTAGTAGGCAAAGGGGATATTTTATTTGGTAACTTGGAAGATATTTACAGTTTTCACGGAGAGACGTTTTTAAGGGATTTAGAGAATTGTATTTCAAATACTGAACTTGTTGCATTATGTTTTGTACAAAGG cgCGAAGTGTTCTTCAGATTATATAGTTATTACTGTCAAAATATTCAAAGATCGGAAAGATTACGAGAACAGATCCAAAATGAGCCGCAGTTTCTTGCAACTTGTCAACAGAGGCTTGGTCATAAGTTACCTCTTGCCGCGTATCTTCTTAAACCCGTACAACGTATAACCAAATACCAATTGTTATTAAAAGATCTTTTGAAATATAGCGACGAACCATCATGTTGTACTGAATTACAAGAAGCCTTGGACTGTATGTTAGTCGTATTAAAGTGCGTCAACGATAGTATGCATCAAACTGCAATTACTGGATTTGGC GGAGATTTAAATGCGCAAGGTGAGCTCTTACTACAGGGCTCCTTCAGTGTATGGAGTAGCAGTAAACGAGAACGACTTCTCAGGTTAAAGCCATCTCAACGTCATATTTTCTTGTATGAGAAGGCTCTTATATTTTGTAAGCATAGTAAACCTCAAGCTCATAATAAAGCTACATACCACTTTAAGAGATATTTGAAG ATGTCACAAATTGGACTAACAGAATCGGTCAAAGGCGATGCCAGGCGTTTTGAAATTTGGCTTCAAGGTCGAGCCGAAGTACATACAATACAGGCATCTACCATTGACGTGAAACAATCTTGGGTGCGTCAAATAAAAGGTGTTTTAATGTCCCAATTAGCTGAACTTAAGGGAAAACAAAATTCTGCTCTTGGAAAGACTAACCACAA acCTTTGCGGCAAACAATTTCGTGGGAAGCTCAAGGCAGTGTTTCCGGGTCTCTACGGACTCTTTCGGTCGATGGTAGCAGTGTTATATCGCACATTACAGACGTCTCGCAATCAACGGAAGACGATGTCGCTTGGAGTTCGGAAAACAGTAATACCGATGACGAAGACGCTTTTAGTGAAAATCCTGGCCCAGCTCCT GGTGGAAGATACGTAGCATTAGCTGATTATTGTGCAGTTGGACAGTCAGAAGTTACTATGCACGAAGGAGACAATCTAGAACTTCTTAAGGTCGGTTGTGCTGGTTGGTGGTTTGTAAAATTAATAGGTACTGGAATAGAAGGATGGGCACCCGCAGCTTACTTGGAACCAATTAATCGAAAAACATCGCGCAGTTCTCAGTCGGTCAACAGCCAAGAAACTATATGA
- the LOC143341928 gene encoding guanine nucleotide exchange factor DBS isoform X1, giving the protein MASSPTSIENQIDSFLEQFKRSASRAMEESHRSSYNACSSSISHSRSGNLDLEILEAEDVESMTGEIENGDLAIRDVADLLQSQYAIIAGGKTREGCPIITFPDNGNFHNLTDLDYQRLMLYLTSVPTLQEADLGFHLIIDRRNDKWNTVKTVLLKISGFFPGLVHVAYVLRPVGFLQKAISEVSNKLFREEFKFRVIFLANIVELHEFIDKDQLTEQLGGNLPYCHHTWIQNRISLEKFSSMTQDVSFALDSFTRRLAEIEFPNNTVATTSLLSQQQVEYNELKEEILSAARHGEALLDSVRQVNGKGTADRLGNVAAVERLLVQLEETERTFDLFWSHHSSRLRHCLALRQFEADFRELQATLDQHLKTIEDMTEVGETQARVEQLLCDTLAFQRICRGDIERAEEVISAGQQLLSGRHQCPTDVVEPKCVELQRICTILSQRLERRLHMLTKCRELMERIDKANTWCTRGIELLASQNNITPPDQALQELQELIEAAEEFHHPRCIFQDFVMPETKALITQVLQRIEDVSLMCDKRIMTLKQQLIKPARPVQTVTPEPVKPLQSLPQTVKPGRILKKANTMPKMEMSPIEGESSSPESESKDVEALRLKRGHVLAELVETERIYVAELGSIIKGYKMELTNETMAHLIPAALVGKGDILFGNLEDIYSFHGETFLRDLENCISNTELVALCFVQRREVFFRLYSYYCQNIQRSERLREQIQNEPQFLATCQQRLGHKLPLAAYLLKPVQRITKYQLLLKDLLKYSDEPSCCTELQEALDCMLVVLKCVNDSMHQTAITGFGGDLNAQGELLLQGSFSVWSSSKRERLLRLKPSQRHIFLYEKALIFCKHSKPQAHNKATYHFKRYLKMSQIGLTESVKGDARRFEIWLQGRAEVHTIQASTIDVKQSWVRQIKGVLMSQLAELKGKQNSALGKTNHKPLRQTISWEAQGSVSGSLRTLSVDGSSVISHITDVSQSTEDDVAWSSENSNTDDEDAFSENPGPAPGGRYVALADYCAVGQSEVTMHEGDNLELLKVGCAGWWFVKLIGTGIEGWAPAAYLEPINRKTSRSSQSVNSQETI; this is encoded by the exons AAGATGTAGAAAGTATGACTGGTGAGATTGAAAATGGGGATTTGGCAATCCGAGATGTTGCAGACCTTCTCCAATCACAGTATGCTATTATAGCAG GAGGAAAAACTCGAGAGGGCTGTCCAATAATTACTTTTCCCGATAATGGTAATTTTCACAATTTAACTGACTTGGATTATCAACGTCTCATGCTGTATCTTACTTCCGTGCCAAC TTTACAAGAAGCTGATCTTGGGTTTCATTTAATAATTGATAGAAGAAATGATAAATGGAACACAGTGAAAACTGTCTTATTAAAAATCTCT ggtttttttcctggtttagtgCATGTAGCATACGTTCTACGTCCAGTTGGATTTTTACAAAAAGCTATTTCCGAAGtgtcaaataaattatttcgagaAGAGTTCAAGTTCAGAGTTATATTTTTAGCAAATATTGTTGAACTTCATGAGTTTATAGACAAAGATCAGCTGACTGAGCAGCTTGGTGGTAATCTACCATATTGCCATCACACTTGGATACAAAACAGAATT AGTTTAGAAAAGTTCTCATCAATGACACAAGACGTATCTTTCGCATTGGATTCTTTTACACGGCGCTTAGCCGAGATTGAATTTCCCAATAATACTGTTGCAACAACATCTTTACTGTCCCAACAACAAGTCGAGTACAATGAATTAAAGGAAGAAATTCTTAGTGCTGCCAGACACGGCGAAGCACTTTTGGACAGTGTACGGCAAGTAAATGGCAAGGGAACGGCTGATAGATTAGGAAATGTTGCAGCAGTAGAAAG ATTACTTGTTCAATTAGAAGAAACAGAACGTACCTTTGACTTATTTTGGTCACATCACAGTTCTCGTTTGAGGCACTGTCTAGCCTTGAGACAATTTGAAGCCGACTTTAGAGAATTACAAGCAACATTGGACCAACATTTAAAAACGATAGAAGATATGACAGAAGTAGGAGAAACTCAAGCAAGAGTTGAACAATTACTTTGCGACACATTGGCGTTTCAACGAATTTGTAGA GGAGATATAGAACGTGCGGAGGAAGTGATATCAGCTGGTCAGCAACTGTTGTCCGGAAGACACCAATGCCCAACGGACGTCGTAGAACCCAAGTGCGTGGAATTACAGAGGATTTGTACTATTTTGAGTCAAAGATTGGAAAGGCGACTGCACATGTTGACTAAATGCAGAGAACTTATGGAACGAATAGATAAA GCAAATACGTGGTGTACACGTGGAATAGAATTACTTGCATCGCAAAATAATATAACACCGCCTGACCAAGCGCTTCAAGAATTGCAAGAATTGATAGAAGCCGCGGAAGAATTTCATCATCCCAGATGTATTTTTCAAGACTTCGTAATGCCTGAAACAAAAGCTCTTATTACTCAA GTTTTGCAAAGAATAGAAGATGTATCTTTAATGTGCGACAAAAGAATAATGACACTAAAGCAGCAATTGATTAAACCAGCAAGACCAGTTCAAACCGTAACACCTGAACCAGTCAAGCCATTACAATCACTGCCTCAAACCGTGAAACCTGGAAGAATTCTTAAAAAAGCTAACACTATGCCAAAG ATGGAAATGAGTCCTATAGAAGGGGAATCATCATCGCCGGAAAGTGAATCTAAAGACGTAGAAGCTTTACGTTTAAAACGCGGACACGTTTTGGCGGAACTTGTTGAAACTGAACGAATCTACGTTGCCGAGTTAGGATCTATAATTAAGGGGTACAAAATGGAATTAACAAACGAAACAATGGCACATTTAATACCGGCAGCACTAGTAGGCAAAGGGGATATTTTATTTGGTAACTTGGAAGATATTTACAGTTTTCACGGAGAGACGTTTTTAAGGGATTTAGAGAATTGTATTTCAAATACTGAACTTGTTGCATTATGTTTTGTACAAAGG cgCGAAGTGTTCTTCAGATTATATAGTTATTACTGTCAAAATATTCAAAGATCGGAAAGATTACGAGAACAGATCCAAAATGAGCCGCAGTTTCTTGCAACTTGTCAACAGAGGCTTGGTCATAAGTTACCTCTTGCCGCGTATCTTCTTAAACCCGTACAACGTATAACCAAATACCAATTGTTATTAAAAGATCTTTTGAAATATAGCGACGAACCATCATGTTGTACTGAATTACAAGAAGCCTTGGACTGTATGTTAGTCGTATTAAAGTGCGTCAACGATAGTATGCATCAAACTGCAATTACTGGATTTGGC GGAGATTTAAATGCGCAAGGTGAGCTCTTACTACAGGGCTCCTTCAGTGTATGGAGTAGCAGTAAACGAGAACGACTTCTCAGGTTAAAGCCATCTCAACGTCATATTTTCTTGTATGAGAAGGCTCTTATATTTTGTAAGCATAGTAAACCTCAAGCTCATAATAAAGCTACATACCACTTTAAGAGATATTTGAAG ATGTCACAAATTGGACTAACAGAATCGGTCAAAGGCGATGCCAGGCGTTTTGAAATTTGGCTTCAAGGTCGAGCCGAAGTACATACAATACAGGCATCTACCATTGACGTGAAACAATCTTGGGTGCGTCAAATAAAAGGTGTTTTAATGTCCCAATTAGCTGAACTTAAGGGAAAACAAAATTCTGCTCTTGGAAAGACTAACCACAA acCTTTGCGGCAAACAATTTCGTGGGAAGCTCAAGGCAGTGTTTCCGGGTCTCTACGGACTCTTTCGGTCGATGGTAGCAGTGTTATATCGCACATTACAGACGTCTCGCAATCAACGGAAGACGATGTCGCTTGGAGTTCGGAAAACAGTAATACCGATGACGAAGACGCTTTTAGTGAAAATCCTGGCCCAGCTCCT GGTGGAAGATACGTAGCATTAGCTGATTATTGTGCAGTTGGACAGTCAGAAGTTACTATGCACGAAGGAGACAATCTAGAACTTCTTAAGGTCGGTTGTGCTGGTTGGTGGTTTGTAAAATTAATAGGTACTGGAATAGAAGGATGGGCACCCGCAGCTTACTTGGAACCAATTAATCGAAAAACATCGCGCAGTTCTCAGTCGGTCAACAGCCAAGAAACTATATGA
- the LOC143341928 gene encoding guanine nucleotide exchange factor DBS isoform X3: MTGEIENGDLAIRDVADLLQSQYAIIAGGKTREGCPIITFPDNGNFHNLTDLDYQRLMLYLTSVPTLQEADLGFHLIIDRRNDKWNTVKTVLLKISGFFPGLVHVAYVLRPVGFLQKAISEVSNKLFREEFKFRVIFLANIVELHEFIDKDQLTEQLGGNLPYCHHTWIQNRISLEKFSSMTQDVSFALDSFTRRLAEIEFPNNTVATTSLLSQQQVEYNELKEEILSAARHGEALLDSVRQVNGKGTADRLGNVAAVERLLVQLEETERTFDLFWSHHSSRLRHCLALRQFEADFRELQATLDQHLKTIEDMTEVGETQARVEQLLCDTLAFQRICRGDIERAEEVISAGQQLLSGRHQCPTDVVEPKCVELQRICTILSQRLERRLHMLTKCRELMERIDKANTWCTRGIELLASQNNITPPDQALQELQELIEAAEEFHHPRCIFQDFVMPETKALITQVLQRIEDVSLMCDKRIMTLKQQLIKPARPVQTVTPEPVKPLQSLPQTVKPGRILKKANTMPKMEMSPIEGESSSPESESKDVEALRLKRGHVLAELVETERIYVAELGSIIKGYKMELTNETMAHLIPAALVGKGDILFGNLEDIYSFHGETFLRDLENCISNTELVALCFVQRREVFFRLYSYYCQNIQRSERLREQIQNEPQFLATCQQRLGHKLPLAAYLLKPVQRITKYQLLLKDLLKYSDEPSCCTELQEALDCMLVVLKCVNDSMHQTAITGFGGDLNAQGELLLQGSFSVWSSSKRERLLRLKPSQRHIFLYEKALIFCKHSKPQAHNKATYHFKRYLKMSQIGLTESVKGDARRFEIWLQGRAEVHTIQASTIDVKQSWVRQIKGVLMSQLAELKGKQNSALGKTNHKPLRQTISWEAQGSVSGSLRTLSVDGSSVISHITDVSQSTEDDVAWSSENSNTDDEDAFSENPGPAPGGRYVALADYCAVGQSEVTMHEGDNLELLKVGCAGWWFVKLIGTGIEGWAPAAYLEPINRKTSRSSQSVNSQETI, translated from the exons ATGACTGGTGAGATTGAAAATGGGGATTTGGCAATCCGAGATGTTGCAGACCTTCTCCAATCACAGTATGCTATTATAGCAG GAGGAAAAACTCGAGAGGGCTGTCCAATAATTACTTTTCCCGATAATGGTAATTTTCACAATTTAACTGACTTGGATTATCAACGTCTCATGCTGTATCTTACTTCCGTGCCAAC TTTACAAGAAGCTGATCTTGGGTTTCATTTAATAATTGATAGAAGAAATGATAAATGGAACACAGTGAAAACTGTCTTATTAAAAATCTCT ggtttttttcctggtttagtgCATGTAGCATACGTTCTACGTCCAGTTGGATTTTTACAAAAAGCTATTTCCGAAGtgtcaaataaattatttcgagaAGAGTTCAAGTTCAGAGTTATATTTTTAGCAAATATTGTTGAACTTCATGAGTTTATAGACAAAGATCAGCTGACTGAGCAGCTTGGTGGTAATCTACCATATTGCCATCACACTTGGATACAAAACAGAATT AGTTTAGAAAAGTTCTCATCAATGACACAAGACGTATCTTTCGCATTGGATTCTTTTACACGGCGCTTAGCCGAGATTGAATTTCCCAATAATACTGTTGCAACAACATCTTTACTGTCCCAACAACAAGTCGAGTACAATGAATTAAAGGAAGAAATTCTTAGTGCTGCCAGACACGGCGAAGCACTTTTGGACAGTGTACGGCAAGTAAATGGCAAGGGAACGGCTGATAGATTAGGAAATGTTGCAGCAGTAGAAAG ATTACTTGTTCAATTAGAAGAAACAGAACGTACCTTTGACTTATTTTGGTCACATCACAGTTCTCGTTTGAGGCACTGTCTAGCCTTGAGACAATTTGAAGCCGACTTTAGAGAATTACAAGCAACATTGGACCAACATTTAAAAACGATAGAAGATATGACAGAAGTAGGAGAAACTCAAGCAAGAGTTGAACAATTACTTTGCGACACATTGGCGTTTCAACGAATTTGTAGA GGAGATATAGAACGTGCGGAGGAAGTGATATCAGCTGGTCAGCAACTGTTGTCCGGAAGACACCAATGCCCAACGGACGTCGTAGAACCCAAGTGCGTGGAATTACAGAGGATTTGTACTATTTTGAGTCAAAGATTGGAAAGGCGACTGCACATGTTGACTAAATGCAGAGAACTTATGGAACGAATAGATAAA GCAAATACGTGGTGTACACGTGGAATAGAATTACTTGCATCGCAAAATAATATAACACCGCCTGACCAAGCGCTTCAAGAATTGCAAGAATTGATAGAAGCCGCGGAAGAATTTCATCATCCCAGATGTATTTTTCAAGACTTCGTAATGCCTGAAACAAAAGCTCTTATTACTCAA GTTTTGCAAAGAATAGAAGATGTATCTTTAATGTGCGACAAAAGAATAATGACACTAAAGCAGCAATTGATTAAACCAGCAAGACCAGTTCAAACCGTAACACCTGAACCAGTCAAGCCATTACAATCACTGCCTCAAACCGTGAAACCTGGAAGAATTCTTAAAAAAGCTAACACTATGCCAAAG ATGGAAATGAGTCCTATAGAAGGGGAATCATCATCGCCGGAAAGTGAATCTAAAGACGTAGAAGCTTTACGTTTAAAACGCGGACACGTTTTGGCGGAACTTGTTGAAACTGAACGAATCTACGTTGCCGAGTTAGGATCTATAATTAAGGGGTACAAAATGGAATTAACAAACGAAACAATGGCACATTTAATACCGGCAGCACTAGTAGGCAAAGGGGATATTTTATTTGGTAACTTGGAAGATATTTACAGTTTTCACGGAGAGACGTTTTTAAGGGATTTAGAGAATTGTATTTCAAATACTGAACTTGTTGCATTATGTTTTGTACAAAGG cgCGAAGTGTTCTTCAGATTATATAGTTATTACTGTCAAAATATTCAAAGATCGGAAAGATTACGAGAACAGATCCAAAATGAGCCGCAGTTTCTTGCAACTTGTCAACAGAGGCTTGGTCATAAGTTACCTCTTGCCGCGTATCTTCTTAAACCCGTACAACGTATAACCAAATACCAATTGTTATTAAAAGATCTTTTGAAATATAGCGACGAACCATCATGTTGTACTGAATTACAAGAAGCCTTGGACTGTATGTTAGTCGTATTAAAGTGCGTCAACGATAGTATGCATCAAACTGCAATTACTGGATTTGGC GGAGATTTAAATGCGCAAGGTGAGCTCTTACTACAGGGCTCCTTCAGTGTATGGAGTAGCAGTAAACGAGAACGACTTCTCAGGTTAAAGCCATCTCAACGTCATATTTTCTTGTATGAGAAGGCTCTTATATTTTGTAAGCATAGTAAACCTCAAGCTCATAATAAAGCTACATACCACTTTAAGAGATATTTGAAG ATGTCACAAATTGGACTAACAGAATCGGTCAAAGGCGATGCCAGGCGTTTTGAAATTTGGCTTCAAGGTCGAGCCGAAGTACATACAATACAGGCATCTACCATTGACGTGAAACAATCTTGGGTGCGTCAAATAAAAGGTGTTTTAATGTCCCAATTAGCTGAACTTAAGGGAAAACAAAATTCTGCTCTTGGAAAGACTAACCACAA acCTTTGCGGCAAACAATTTCGTGGGAAGCTCAAGGCAGTGTTTCCGGGTCTCTACGGACTCTTTCGGTCGATGGTAGCAGTGTTATATCGCACATTACAGACGTCTCGCAATCAACGGAAGACGATGTCGCTTGGAGTTCGGAAAACAGTAATACCGATGACGAAGACGCTTTTAGTGAAAATCCTGGCCCAGCTCCT GGTGGAAGATACGTAGCATTAGCTGATTATTGTGCAGTTGGACAGTCAGAAGTTACTATGCACGAAGGAGACAATCTAGAACTTCTTAAGGTCGGTTGTGCTGGTTGGTGGTTTGTAAAATTAATAGGTACTGGAATAGAAGGATGGGCACCCGCAGCTTACTTGGAACCAATTAATCGAAAAACATCGCGCAGTTCTCAGTCGGTCAACAGCCAAGAAACTATATGA